One stretch of Pararhizobium qamdonense DNA includes these proteins:
- a CDS encoding GFA family protein, which produces MKRPYRLSCHCGDICFEIDEEISEVVECNCSTCRRSGFLHWKVPASTITLVSEKRRISTYVWRSITEGHHFCATCGVALMRSGYPGEKVSVNARCIEGIDIFELTIERYDGRTDMHPGPLP; this is translated from the coding sequence ATGAAACGACCCTATCGCCTGTCCTGTCATTGCGGCGATATCTGCTTCGAAATCGATGAAGAGATTTCCGAGGTTGTCGAATGCAACTGTTCGACCTGCCGCCGTTCGGGCTTTCTGCACTGGAAAGTTCCGGCCAGCACCATCACGCTGGTCAGCGAAAAGCGCCGCATCTCCACCTATGTCTGGCGCAGCATCACCGAAGGACATCACTTTTGCGCGACATGCGGTGTGGCCCTGATGCGCAGCGGTTATCCCGGTGAAAAAGTCTCGGTGAATGCCCGCTGCATCGAAGGCATCGACATTTTCGAGCTCACCATCGAGCGTTATGACGGCAGGACCGACATGCATCCCGGGCCGCTGCCATAA
- a CDS encoding carbohydrate ABC transporter permease translates to MIASSRSPLIWVVHISVILLVVLWTLPTAGLLISSLRDKDQLAVSGWWTALSTSSQNLVFRAPGADMQVEKDGKFVIAGTVLEGQGAQVSAFGFNSRAPTAFKPGETAELNDGEKLTVQADGAFQIVSDTAMEGSRGQRIFYTAAIPPRFTFDNYREVMRAAGIGASFINSLTVAIPATIIPILVAAFAAYALAWMKFPGRAILIAVVVGLLVVPLQMSLIPLLKLYNGVGAFLGVPAKTYVGIWLAHMGFGLPLAIYLLRNYMAGLPREIMESARVDGASDFDIFIKIILPLSFPALASFSIFQFLWTWNDLLVAMVFLGTGNNELVLTGRLVNLLGSRGGNWEILTASAFITIIVPLIVFFTLQRYLVRGLLAGSVKGG, encoded by the coding sequence ATGATCGCTTCTTCCCGCTCGCCCCTCATCTGGGTCGTCCATATTTCCGTCATCCTGCTCGTCGTTCTGTGGACGCTGCCGACCGCCGGCCTGTTGATCTCGTCGCTGCGCGACAAGGATCAGCTCGCCGTCTCCGGCTGGTGGACGGCATTGTCCACCTCCAGCCAGAACCTCGTCTTCCGCGCTCCGGGTGCCGATATGCAGGTGGAAAAAGACGGCAAATTCGTCATTGCCGGCACTGTTCTGGAAGGCCAGGGCGCACAGGTTTCGGCCTTCGGCTTCAACAGCAGGGCGCCGACCGCCTTCAAGCCCGGCGAGACCGCCGAACTGAATGACGGCGAAAAGTTGACGGTTCAGGCCGACGGTGCTTTCCAGATCGTCTCGGATACGGCGATGGAAGGGTCGCGCGGCCAGCGCATCTTCTATACCGCCGCCATACCGCCACGCTTCACCTTCGACAATTACCGCGAGGTGATGCGTGCAGCCGGTATCGGCGCATCCTTCATCAATTCGCTGACCGTCGCCATTCCGGCAACGATCATCCCGATCCTGGTTGCAGCCTTTGCCGCCTATGCCCTGGCCTGGATGAAGTTTCCCGGCCGGGCAATCCTGATCGCCGTCGTCGTCGGCCTGCTGGTCGTTCCCCTGCAGATGTCGCTGATCCCGCTGTTAAAACTCTACAACGGCGTCGGCGCGTTCCTTGGCGTTCCCGCCAAGACCTATGTCGGCATCTGGCTGGCGCATATGGGTTTCGGCCTGCCGCTGGCGATCTATCTTCTGCGCAACTATATGGCCGGCCTGCCGCGTGAAATCATGGAATCGGCCCGCGTCGATGGCGCCAGCGATTTCGACATCTTCATCAAGATCATCCTGCCTCTGTCCTTCCCGGCGCTCGCCTCCTTCTCGATCTTCCAGTTCCTGTGGACGTGGAACGATCTGCTCGTCGCCATGGTCTTCCTTGGAACCGGCAATAATGAGCTGGTTCTGACCGGCCGCCTGGTCAACCTCTTGGGCTCGCGCGGCGGCAATTGGGAAATCCTGACGGCCTCGGCCTTCATCACCATCATCGTTCCCCTGATCGTCTTTTTCACGCTGCAGCGCTACCTCGTGCGCGGCCTGCTGGCGGGATCGGTCAAGGGCGGCTGA
- a CDS encoding ABC transporter ATP-binding protein, whose translation MAGLQLKNIRKSYGAVDVIHGIDLDIRQGEFVVFVGPSGCGKSTLLRMIAGLEEISGGEMYIAERLVNEVPPSQRGIAMVFQSYALYPHMTVYDNMAFGMRIAKETKEEIDRRVRSAADILQLTQYLDRLPKALSGGQRQRVAIGRAICRDPKVFLFDEPLSNLDAALRVATRIEIAKLNESMPDTTMIYVTHDQVEAMTLADRIVVLSAGRIEQVGPPLELYERPANLFVARFIGSPAMNIIPAKIVGTGAETTVELPGGKTDVLDIPTAASENGKAASFGVRPEDLRVSTGDNFLFEGTVAIIEALGEVTLLYIEGLVANEPIIAKVPGILDIRRGEKVRFTADKAKLHLFDAEGKSYRT comes from the coding sequence ATGGCAGGTTTGCAACTGAAGAATATCCGCAAGTCCTATGGCGCGGTGGATGTCATCCATGGCATCGATCTGGATATCAGGCAGGGCGAGTTCGTCGTCTTCGTCGGCCCGTCCGGCTGCGGAAAGTCGACGCTGCTGCGGATGATCGCCGGCCTTGAGGAAATCTCCGGCGGCGAGATGTATATTGCCGAACGGCTGGTCAACGAGGTGCCGCCCTCGCAGCGTGGCATTGCCATGGTGTTCCAATCCTACGCGCTGTATCCGCACATGACGGTTTACGACAACATGGCTTTCGGCATGCGCATCGCCAAGGAGACAAAGGAAGAGATCGACCGACGCGTCCGCTCCGCCGCCGATATCCTGCAGCTAACCCAGTATCTCGACCGCCTGCCCAAGGCGTTGTCCGGCGGCCAGCGCCAGCGCGTCGCCATCGGCCGCGCCATCTGCCGCGATCCAAAAGTCTTCCTGTTCGACGAGCCGCTGTCGAACCTCGATGCCGCGCTGCGCGTCGCCACCCGCATCGAGATCGCAAAGCTCAACGAATCCATGCCGGATACGACGATGATCTATGTCACCCACGACCAGGTGGAGGCGATGACGCTCGCCGACCGTATCGTCGTGCTGTCGGCCGGCCGCATCGAACAGGTCGGCCCGCCGCTGGAACTCTACGAGCGCCCGGCCAACCTCTTCGTCGCCCGCTTCATCGGCTCGCCGGCAATGAACATCATCCCGGCCAAGATCGTCGGCACCGGTGCCGAAACCACGGTCGAATTGCCCGGCGGCAAGACGGATGTTCTCGATATTCCGACCGCAGCCTCCGAAAACGGCAAGGCGGCAAGTTTTGGCGTGCGGCCGGAAGACCTGCGCGTCTCGACCGGAGACAATTTCCTGTTCGAAGGCACGGTCGCCATCATCGAAGCCTTGGGTGAAGTCACGCTGCTCTATATCGAAGGCCTCGTTGCCAACGAACCGATCATCGCCAAAGTGCCTGGCATTCTCGACATCAGGCGCGGCGAAAAGGTGCGCTTCACCGCGGATAAGGCAAAGCTGCATCTCTTCGATGCGGAGGGAAAAAGCTACCGCACGTAG
- a CDS encoding substrate-binding domain-containing protein: protein MNVNLKQLAEMLGLSQTTVSRALNGYPEVNAETRQRVLSAVRETGYRPNRAAQRLATGRAGSIGLVMPIARGIDSDVHFGEFLAGLGEESVRHDFHFVINPSAPDDEEATFKRLAASGNVDALFVAYVREHDPRIAMLKTLSIPFVVHGRAVGQPADYPFLDIDNTGAFYDATRLLIQLGHRRIALINGPGNLAYSIRRMKGMRRALEENGLRFDEGLVRNSLMTDEYGHRAMQQFLEQDEPPTAVLCSSTVIALGAVRAINRAGLQMGTDISLIAHDDVLPMLKPENFSVPLTTTRSSLRAAGARIATRLISRILKTGDYPEQELWRTELIVRASTGPAPKS from the coding sequence ATGAACGTGAATTTGAAGCAGCTGGCGGAGATGTTGGGCCTGTCGCAAACGACAGTCAGCCGGGCGCTTAACGGCTATCCGGAAGTCAACGCCGAGACGCGTCAAAGGGTGCTCAGCGCCGTACGCGAGACCGGTTACCGGCCAAACCGTGCGGCCCAGAGGCTTGCGACCGGCCGTGCCGGGTCGATCGGGCTGGTGATGCCGATCGCCCGGGGCATTGATTCCGACGTGCATTTCGGCGAATTCCTGGCCGGGCTCGGGGAGGAATCGGTCCGGCATGATTTTCATTTCGTCATTAATCCGAGCGCCCCGGACGACGAGGAAGCGACGTTCAAGCGGCTGGCCGCCAGCGGCAATGTCGATGCGCTGTTCGTTGCCTATGTGCGGGAACATGATCCGCGCATCGCCATGCTGAAAACCCTGTCGATCCCCTTCGTCGTGCATGGCCGTGCGGTCGGACAGCCTGCCGATTATCCCTTTCTGGATATCGACAATACCGGCGCCTTCTACGATGCGACGCGGCTGCTGATCCAGCTGGGCCACCGTCGGATCGCGCTGATCAACGGGCCGGGGAACCTTGCCTATTCCATCCGCCGGATGAAGGGGATGCGGCGCGCGCTGGAGGAAAACGGGCTGCGGTTTGACGAGGGCCTGGTGCGCAACTCCCTGATGACCGACGAATATGGCCACCGCGCCATGCAGCAGTTTCTCGAGCAGGATGAGCCGCCGACGGCCGTCCTCTGCTCCAGCACCGTGATTGCGCTCGGCGCCGTCCGGGCGATCAACAGGGCCGGCCTGCAGATGGGCACGGATATTTCACTGATTGCCCATGACGACGTGTTGCCTATGCTGAAGCCGGAAAATTTCAGCGTGCCGCTGACGACGACGCGCTCATCGCTGCGGGCCGCCGGTGCCCGGATCGCCACACGGCTTATTTCGCGCATTTTGAAAACCGGCGACTATCCGGAACAGGAACTGTGGCGCACCGAACTGATCGTCAGGGCCTCGACAGGCCCTGCCCCGAAATCGTAG
- the bglA gene encoding beta-galactosidase BglA, which translates to MNMTEQKGSLLQADRDWWRGAVIYQIYPRSYQDSNGDGIGDLKGITARLPHVASLGVDAIWISPFFTSPMKDFGYDVSNYTGVDPIFGLLVDFDELIAEAHRLGIRVMIDLVLSHTSDQHPWFVESRSSRVNPKAEWYVWSDSKPDGTPPNNWMSIFGGSAWQWDPTRLQYYMHNFLTSQPDLNLHNPEVQDALLAVERFWLERGVDGFRLDTINFYFHDLELRDNPALAPERRNANTAPAVNPYNYQEHVYDKNRPENLEFLKRFRAVMDEFPAIAAVGEVGDSQIGLEIAGQYTSGNDKMHMCYAFEFLAPDPLTPAGVAQVLHDFVQAAPEGWACWAFSNHDVVRHVSRWGEGITDHPAHAKFLASLLMTLRGSVCIYQGEELGLSEADLAYEDLQDPYGIQFWPDFKGRDGCRTPMVWDKDAVNGGFSTSKPWLPVSPEHVRSAVSVQQADPNSVLNHYRRFLAFRSEHLAFAKGDIAFLAYGAPLLGFERKLGNETILCLFNMSADTVVTAKPAAKLELLDGHGFGSALTGDTIALPAWSGFFARVE; encoded by the coding sequence ATGAACATGACCGAGCAGAAGGGTTCCCTTTTGCAGGCCGACCGGGACTGGTGGCGTGGCGCGGTGATCTATCAGATCTACCCGCGCTCCTATCAGGACAGCAACGGCGACGGTATCGGCGACCTGAAGGGCATCACCGCCCGCCTGCCGCATGTCGCCTCGCTCGGCGTCGATGCCATCTGGATCTCGCCGTTCTTCACGTCGCCGATGAAGGATTTCGGCTATGACGTCTCGAACTATACCGGCGTCGATCCGATCTTCGGCCTGCTGGTGGATTTCGACGAGCTGATCGCGGAAGCCCACCGTCTCGGCATCCGCGTGATGATCGATCTGGTTCTGTCGCATACCTCGGATCAGCATCCATGGTTCGTCGAGAGCCGGTCCAGCCGCGTCAATCCGAAGGCGGAATGGTATGTCTGGTCAGACTCCAAGCCGGACGGTACGCCGCCCAACAACTGGATGTCGATCTTCGGCGGCTCGGCCTGGCAATGGGATCCGACGCGCCTGCAATATTACATGCACAACTTCCTGACCTCGCAGCCGGATCTCAATCTGCACAATCCGGAGGTCCAGGACGCGCTTCTGGCCGTCGAGCGGTTCTGGCTGGAACGCGGCGTCGATGGTTTCCGGCTGGATACGATCAACTTCTATTTTCACGATCTGGAATTGCGCGACAACCCGGCGCTGGCGCCCGAGCGCCGCAATGCCAACACGGCGCCGGCCGTCAACCCCTACAATTACCAGGAGCATGTCTACGACAAGAACCGCCCGGAAAACCTGGAATTCCTCAAGCGCTTCCGCGCCGTCATGGACGAATTCCCGGCGATCGCCGCCGTCGGCGAAGTCGGCGACAGCCAGATTGGCCTTGAGATTGCCGGCCAATATACGTCCGGCAACGACAAGATGCACATGTGCTACGCCTTCGAGTTCCTGGCGCCCGATCCGCTGACGCCGGCAGGTGTGGCGCAGGTGCTGCATGACTTTGTACAGGCCGCACCCGAGGGCTGGGCCTGCTGGGCGTTTTCAAATCATGACGTCGTGCGTCATGTCAGCCGCTGGGGCGAGGGCATCACTGATCATCCGGCGCATGCGAAATTCCTCGCGAGCCTGTTGATGACCTTGCGCGGCTCCGTCTGCATCTACCAGGGCGAGGAACTGGGCTTGTCAGAAGCCGACCTCGCCTATGAGGACCTGCAGGATCCCTATGGCATTCAGTTCTGGCCGGATTTCAAGGGCCGCGATGGTTGCCGCACGCCGATGGTCTGGGACAAGGACGCCGTCAATGGCGGGTTCTCGACATCCAAGCCTTGGCTGCCCGTGTCACCGGAACATGTCCGCAGCGCCGTCTCGGTGCAGCAGGCGGACCCCAATTCGGTCCTCAATCACTACAGGCGTTTTCTGGCATTCCGCAGCGAGCACCTGGCCTTTGCCAAGGGCGATATCGCGTTTCTGGCCTATGGGGCACCGTTGCTTGGGTTCGAGCGCAAACTCGGCAACGAGACGATCCTGTGCCTGTTCAACATGAGCGCCGACACAGTCGTGACCGCAAAGCCGGCTGCGAAGCTCGAGCTTCTCGACGGGCACGGCTTCGGATCGGCCTTGACCGGAGACACCATCGCGCTACCGGCCTGGAGCGGCTTTTTCGCCCGGGTGGAATAA
- the edd gene encoding phosphogluconate dehydratase: protein MSADSRIAAITARIVERSKPYREPYLARVRAAASKRVTRSVLGCGNLAHGFAVCSPSEKVALSGDEVPNLGIITSYNDMLSAHQPFETYPALIRQAAHDAGGVAQVAGGVPAMCDGVTQGQPGMELSLFSRDLIAMAAGVGLSHNMFDSTVYLGVCDKIVPGLMIAAMTFGHLPAVFIPAGPMTTGLPNDEKSRVRQLFAEGKVGRDELLEAESKSYHGPGTCTFYGTANSNQMLMEIMGFHLPGASFINPGTPLRDALTREATRRALAITALGNEFTPAGEMIDERSIVNGVVGLHATGGSTNHTMHLVAMARSAGIALTWQDISELSDIIPLLARVYPNGLADVNHFHAAGGMGYLISQLLKHGLLHDDVRTVFGQGLDAYAIDVKLGENGTVAREPAPDVSHDPKVLSTVEQPFQHSGGLKMLTGNLGKAVIKISAVKPERHVIEAPAKIFHDQSELQTAFKDGKLEGDFVAVVRFQGPKANGMPELHKLTTVLGILQDRGQTVALVTDGRMSGASGKVPSAIHMTPEAKDGGPISKIREGDIIRLDAIHGTIQVLVDAAELANRAPAEADLSGNEFGMGRELFAPFRAATGSADHGASVFFH, encoded by the coding sequence ATGTCCGCCGACAGCCGTATTGCCGCGATCACCGCCCGCATCGTCGAACGCTCGAAACCTTACCGCGAGCCTTACCTCGCCCGCGTTCGCGCGGCGGCATCCAAACGCGTCACCCGTTCGGTCCTTGGCTGCGGCAATCTTGCCCATGGCTTCGCCGTCTGTTCCCCCTCCGAGAAAGTGGCGCTTTCCGGCGACGAAGTGCCCAATCTCGGGATCATCACCTCCTATAACGACATGCTCTCGGCGCATCAGCCCTTCGAGACCTATCCGGCGCTAATCCGCCAGGCCGCCCATGACGCCGGCGGCGTGGCGCAGGTGGCGGGCGGCGTTCCCGCCATGTGCGACGGCGTCACCCAGGGACAGCCGGGCATGGAGCTTTCGCTGTTTTCGCGCGACCTGATCGCCATGGCTGCAGGCGTCGGCCTGTCGCACAACATGTTCGATTCCACCGTCTATCTCGGCGTCTGCGACAAGATCGTTCCCGGCCTGATGATCGCCGCCATGACCTTCGGCCATTTGCCGGCAGTGTTCATTCCCGCCGGGCCGATGACCACGGGCCTGCCGAACGACGAGAAGTCGCGGGTCCGCCAGCTGTTTGCCGAGGGCAAGGTCGGCCGCGACGAATTGCTGGAGGCGGAATCGAAATCCTATCACGGCCCCGGAACCTGTACCTTCTACGGCACGGCCAATTCCAACCAGATGCTGATGGAGATCATGGGCTTCCATCTGCCCGGCGCCTCCTTCATCAATCCGGGCACGCCGCTGCGCGATGCGCTGACCCGCGAGGCTACCCGGCGGGCACTGGCGATCACCGCGCTCGGCAACGAATTCACCCCTGCCGGCGAGATGATCGACGAACGCTCGATCGTCAACGGCGTGGTCGGCCTGCATGCGACCGGCGGCTCGACCAACCACACGATGCATCTCGTCGCCATGGCCCGCTCGGCCGGCATCGCGCTGACATGGCAGGATATTTCCGAGCTTTCCGACATCATCCCGCTGCTCGCCCGCGTCTACCCGAACGGGCTTGCTGACGTGAACCACTTCCATGCCGCCGGCGGCATGGGTTACCTCATCAGCCAGCTTTTGAAGCACGGCCTGCTGCATGACGACGTGCGCACCGTTTTCGGCCAGGGGCTCGATGCCTATGCGATCGACGTCAAGCTCGGCGAAAACGGCACGGTCGCGCGCGAACCGGCACCGGATGTCAGCCATGATCCCAAGGTGCTTTCGACCGTCGAACAGCCCTTCCAGCATTCCGGCGGGCTGAAGATGCTGACCGGCAATCTCGGCAAGGCCGTCATCAAGATTTCGGCGGTCAAGCCGGAGCGCCACGTCATCGAGGCACCGGCCAAGATCTTCCACGATCAGTCCGAACTGCAGACGGCGTTCAAGGATGGCAAGCTCGAGGGCGATTTCGTCGCGGTCGTGCGTTTCCAAGGCCCGAAGGCCAACGGCATGCCGGAACTGCACAAGCTCACCACCGTGCTCGGCATCCTGCAGGACCGTGGCCAGACGGTGGCGCTCGTAACCGACGGCCGCATGTCCGGCGCCTCCGGCAAGGTGCCTTCGGCGATCCACATGACGCCGGAAGCCAAGGATGGCGGACCGATCTCCAAAATCCGGGAAGGCGACATCATCCGGCTGGATGCCATCCATGGCACGATCCAGGTGCTGGTCGATGCTGCCGAACTTGCCAACCGGGCTCCGGCCGAGGCCGATCTGTCCGGCAACGAATTCGGCATGGGCCGCGAGCTGTTTGCCCCGTTCCGCGCGGCAACGGGCTCGGCCGATCATGGGGCGAGCGTGTTCTTTCACTGA
- the pgl gene encoding 6-phosphogluconolactonase produces MTAAMHVFNDGAALAEGLAQAVATALSAAVAARGQACIAVSGGSTPKAFFKALSGKAIDWTKVTVALVDERFVAPDTDRSNEKLVKDNLLINAAAHAIFEPLYYPTATAEEAAAAASKQTAAIGCPFDVVILGMGGDGHTASFFPGGSRLAEALDPATPRGVMTMEAEGAGEPRLTFTFSSLQDARLLVLHIEGAAKKDVLAKAEAPGDEAEMPIRAMLRRAASPLQIYWAP; encoded by the coding sequence ATGACGGCTGCGATGCATGTATTCAACGATGGTGCGGCCCTGGCGGAAGGCCTTGCGCAAGCGGTCGCCACTGCGCTGTCGGCAGCCGTTGCGGCCCGCGGGCAAGCCTGCATCGCCGTGTCCGGCGGCTCGACGCCGAAGGCTTTCTTCAAGGCGCTGTCCGGCAAGGCGATCGACTGGACCAAGGTCACCGTGGCCCTGGTCGACGAACGCTTTGTCGCACCCGATACCGACCGCTCGAACGAAAAGCTCGTCAAGGACAACCTCCTGATCAACGCTGCGGCTCACGCGATCTTCGAGCCGCTCTATTATCCAACGGCGACCGCCGAAGAGGCCGCTGCCGCAGCCAGCAAGCAGACCGCCGCCATCGGCTGTCCCTTCGACGTGGTGATCCTCGGCATGGGCGGCGACGGGCATACGGCCTCGTTCTTTCCGGGCGGCTCGCGCCTTGCAGAAGCGCTCGACCCGGCCACGCCGCGCGGCGTGATGACGATGGAAGCCGAAGGTGCGGGCGAGCCGCGCCTGACATTCACTTTCTCCAGCCTTCAGGATGCCCGACTTCTGGTGCTCCATATCGAGGGAGCGGCCAAGAAGGACGTTCTTGCGAAGGCCGAAGCGCCCGGTGACGAGGCGGAGATGCCGATCCGCGCCATGTTGCGCCGGGCGGCCTCGCCGCTCCAGATCTACTGGGCACCCTGA
- a CDS encoding carbohydrate ABC transporter permease has translation MQQLIFAIATMAAGVLACAAYFFGTNWILDRLFPSKGLTGPVASRNLRITNAIRPWLFLGPALFSLTIYLIYPVIASVWLSLHDRSGENFVGLNNFIWMFNDGEFRQSIYNNFLWLLVVPAAATFFGLIIAALTDRIWWGNIAKTLIFMPMAISFVGASVIWKFIYDYRAEGTVQIGLLNAVVVYFGGTPEAWVTLPFWNNFFLMVILIWIQTGFAMVILSAALRGIPEETIEAAVIDGANGLQIFFKIMIPQMWGTIAVVWTTITILVLKVFDIVLAMTNGQWQSQVLANLMFDWMFRGGGDFGRGAAIAVIIMLLVIPIMIWNIRNATKEMEGH, from the coding sequence ATGCAGCAGTTGATTTTCGCCATTGCCACGATGGCTGCGGGGGTTTTGGCCTGCGCCGCCTATTTCTTCGGCACGAACTGGATCCTTGACCGGCTCTTTCCATCGAAAGGGCTGACAGGCCCCGTTGCCTCGCGCAACCTGCGCATCACCAATGCCATCCGGCCCTGGCTCTTCCTTGGCCCGGCCCTGTTCTCGCTGACCATCTACCTGATCTACCCGGTGATCGCCTCGGTGTGGCTCAGCCTGCATGACAGGTCGGGTGAGAATTTCGTCGGGCTGAACAATTTCATCTGGATGTTCAATGACGGCGAGTTCCGCCAGTCGATCTACAACAATTTCCTCTGGCTGCTGGTGGTGCCCGCCGCCGCTACATTCTTCGGGCTGATCATCGCGGCGCTCACCGACCGGATATGGTGGGGCAATATCGCCAAGACGCTGATCTTCATGCCGATGGCGATCTCCTTCGTCGGCGCGTCCGTCATCTGGAAATTCATCTACGATTACCGCGCCGAGGGCACTGTGCAGATCGGTCTTTTGAATGCCGTGGTGGTCTATTTCGGTGGCACGCCGGAGGCTTGGGTGACGCTGCCCTTCTGGAACAATTTCTTCCTGATGGTGATCCTGATCTGGATCCAGACCGGCTTTGCCATGGTGATCCTGTCGGCCGCGCTGCGCGGCATTCCGGAAGAAACGATCGAGGCTGCCGTCATCGACGGTGCCAACGGGTTGCAGATCTTCTTCAAGATCATGATCCCGCAGATGTGGGGCACGATCGCCGTCGTCTGGACCACTATCACCATCCTGGTGCTCAAGGTCTTCGACATCGTTCTCGCCATGACCAACGGGCAGTGGCAAAGCCAGGTTCTCGCCAATCTGATGTTCGACTGGATGTTCCGCGGCGGCGGTGATTTCGGCCGGGGTGCCGCCATCGCCGTCATCATCATGCTTTTGGTGATCCCGATCATGATCTGGAACATCCGCAACGCAACCAAGGAAATGGAGGGCCACTGA
- a CDS encoding ABC transporter substrate-binding protein, with amino-acid sequence MKRTFLLGVAALALVAGATHAAELKFKPGEDSKFNWASFEEFKKSHDLKGQTLTIFGPWRGEDEALAQSMLDYFRDATGVDVKYSSSENYEQQIVIDTQAGSPPDVAILPQPGLIADLASKGYLTPLGEDTQKWLLDNYAAGQSWVDLSTYAGKDGKKELYAFPYKIDVKSLVWYVPENFEDSGYEVPKTMEELKALTEKIVADGGTPWCIGLGSGGATGWPATDWVEDMMLRTQPADVYDKWVTNAIPFNDPAVIGAIDEFGWFAKNDKNVDGGAAAVASADFRDSPKGLFASPPKCYLHHQASFIPSFFPEGTKVGEDADFFYMPPYASKPDLGNPVLGAGTLAMITKDTPASRAFIEFLETPIAHEVWMAQSSFLTPLKSANKDAYANGPMKKQGEILLNATTFRFDGSDLMPGKIGAGAFWTGMIDYVGGKSAKDVSDGIQKAWDSIK; translated from the coding sequence GTGAAAAGAACATTCCTGTTGGGCGTGGCCGCCCTTGCGCTTGTCGCGGGTGCAACGCATGCAGCCGAGCTGAAATTCAAGCCGGGTGAAGATTCCAAATTCAATTGGGCAAGCTTCGAAGAGTTCAAGAAAAGCCATGACCTCAAGGGTCAGACGCTGACTATTTTCGGCCCCTGGCGCGGTGAGGACGAAGCGCTGGCCCAATCCATGCTCGACTATTTCCGCGATGCGACCGGCGTCGATGTGAAATACTCGTCGTCTGAAAACTACGAGCAGCAGATCGTCATCGACACGCAGGCCGGCAGCCCGCCGGATGTCGCCATCCTGCCGCAGCCGGGGTTGATTGCCGACCTGGCCTCGAAGGGTTACCTGACGCCGCTGGGCGAAGACACCCAGAAATGGCTGCTCGACAATTACGCCGCCGGCCAGTCCTGGGTCGATCTGTCGACCTATGCCGGCAAGGACGGCAAGAAGGAACTCTACGCCTTCCCCTACAAGATCGACGTGAAGTCGCTCGTCTGGTACGTGCCGGAAAATTTCGAGGATTCGGGCTATGAGGTCCCGAAGACCATGGAAGAACTGAAGGCGCTGACGGAAAAGATCGTCGCCGATGGCGGCACCCCCTGGTGCATTGGTCTCGGCTCCGGCGGTGCGACCGGCTGGCCGGCCACCGACTGGGTCGAGGACATGATGCTGCGCACGCAGCCGGCGGACGTCTATGACAAGTGGGTCACCAACGCGATCCCGTTCAACGATCCCGCCGTCATCGGCGCCATCGACGAGTTCGGCTGGTTTGCCAAGAACGACAAGAATGTCGATGGTGGCGCTGCAGCCGTCGCCTCCGCCGACTTCCGCGACAGCCCGAAGGGCCTGTTTGCCTCGCCGCCGAAATGCTACCTGCACCATCAGGCCTCGTTCATTCCGTCCTTTTTCCCCGAAGGCACGAAGGTGGGTGAAGATGCCGATTTCTTCTACATGCCGCCCTATGCCAGCAAGCCGGACCTCGGCAATCCGGTTCTGGGCGCCGGCACGCTGGCCATGATCACCAAGGATACGCCGGCATCGCGCGCCTTTATCGAGTTCCTGGAAACGCCGATCGCACATGAAGTCTGGATGGCGCAGTCGAGCTTCCTCACGCCGCTGAAAAGCGCCAACAAGGATGCCTATGCCAACGGCCCGATGAAGAAGCAGGGCGAAATCCTGTTGAACGCCACCACCTTCCGCTTCGACGGCTCCGACCTGATGCCAGGCAAGATCGGCGCCGGCGCTTTTTGGACCGGCATGATCGATTATGTCGGCGGCAAGTCGGCCAAGGATGTCTCCGACGGCATCCAGAAAGCCTGGGACTCGATCAAGTAG